The sequence CAGGTGGAAAAACCTGTCATATACTGGAGTTACAACCTGAGCTGGATGAGTGTTTGGCGCTGGATCTTGATGCTGAGCGTCTGCATAGAGTGGCCGAGAACTTAGAGCGTCTGAAGCTAAATGCGGAGCTGTTACAGGGGGATGCCGCCGAACCGGAGACCTGGTGGGATGGCAGAAGTTTTGACCGCATATTGCTCGACGCCCCCTGCTCTGCCACTGGGGTCATCCGCCGTCACCCGGATATCAGATGGCTGAGAAAAGACAGCGACATCGAACAGCTTGTACAAACTCAGGCTCAGCTATTGGAGTCGTTGTGGCCGTTGTTAAAAGCCGGCGGTACCTTACTCTACGCCACCTGTTCGATACTGGAACAGGAAAACCGGATGCAAATACTGCGCTTCTTGCGTGATCATCAGGATGCGAAACTTTCCCCTGTGCACCCTCAGGACACACCAGAACAACCGGGCATGCAGATATTACCGGGAGACCGGGAAATGGATGGTTTCTATTATGCCAGGCTGATAAAGTGCTGATAGATAAGGAAACCTGCATTAGTATTACCAGTGACATCAGAGTTCACAACGATAAGAATCACATAGTATGAAGATCATCATAGTGGGGGCCGGCCAGGTCGGCGGAACGCTTGCCGAAAACCTGGTCGGTGAAAAAAATGAAATCACCGTCATAGACTCTGACTATGATGTTCTCAGAAACCTGCAGGATCGCCTGGATCTGCAGGTAATTTCCGGCTTTGGTTCACACCCTGATGTGCTTAAAAAAGCCGGCGCAGAAGATGCTGACATGCTGATCGCCGTCACTAACAGCGACGAGTCCAACATGATGGCCTGTCAGATAGCGCATACCCTGTTTAAAACCCCAACCAAAATTGCCCGTATCCGCTCCGGTCAGTATTTAGCCTATCAGGACCAGCTATTTAAACATTCAGACATCCCGGTTAATCATATGATCGCGCCGGAACAGCTGGTTACACGCTCGATCAAAAGGCTTATTGACTACCCGGGAGCACTTCAGGTGGTTGAGTTTGCCGATGGCAAAGTCAGCCTGGTCGCCGTTAAAGCGTATTATGGTGGGTTACTTGTTGGTCATGCTCTGTCTGCACTCAAAGAGCATATGCCTAACGTGGAAACCCGGGTGGCCGCCATATACAGACGGGGACGGCCTATTCGTCCATTGGGTACTACCGTGATCGAAGCCGACGATGAAGTGTTTTTTATCGCCGCCACCAAACATATTCGCGCGGTGATGAGTGAGCTGCAAAAACTGGAAGCAAGCTACAAGCGCATAATGATTGCCGGGGGCGGGCTTATCGGCGCTGGCTTGGCTTCCCAGCTGGAGGACAAGCATCAGGTCAAATTAATCGAGTTTAATCAGGAAAGAGCAAAATACCTTTCATCAAACCTGAAGAAAGCCACTGTATTCTGTGGCGATGCATCGGATCAGGAATTGCTTAACGAAGAACAGGTAGAGCAAACTGACGTATTTATCGCCGTTACCAACGATGATGAAGCCAATATCATGTCCGCTATGCTTGCCAAGCGCATGGGCGCCAAGAAAACCATGGTACTGATTCAGCGCAGCGCTTATGTCGATTTGGTTCAGGGCGGTGAAGTGGATATAGCCGTCTCACCTCAGCAAGCGACCATCTCAGCACTGCTGACCCACATAAGACGTGGAGACATAGTGAATGTTTACTCACTCAGACGAGGTGCAGCGGAGGCCATCGAGGCCATTGCCCACGGTGACGAGCACACCTCAAAGGTTGTAGGTAAGGCCATCAACGATATCAAACTGCCTCCGGGCACCACCATCGGGGCTGTGGTGCGTAAAGACGAAGTTATCATTGCCCATGGTGATACTGTTATCGAGGCCGATGATCACGTCATTCTGTTTCTGGTAGATAAGAAGTATATCGACCACGTGGAGAAGTTGTTTCAGCCCAGCGCCTTTTTCTTTGGCTAAACGCTTACTGGACGCCGGCAAACAGAAACAATCGCCGAAAAAACGTTCCCGACATTATCGGCATACCGTCCATCCCTGGACATAAAAAAACCCTGACGATTATCGTCAGGGCTTTTTCAAGAATTGGTGCCCAGGAGAGGACTTGAACCTCCACGGGGTTTCCCCCACTAGCACCTGAAGCTAGCGTGTCTACCAATTCCACCACCTGGGCAAGAAGAGGGCGTACTTTAGTTATAAGCCTCTAAAAAGTCAACGGTCTGAAGCACTTTTTTGCGCTAACCGCTTAATTTGTAACCTTGGTTCTGGGAAAGTGCGGCGAAATGCTTTGTCTGATGCCATTTCCCCAGACGATCGCCTCGTTAAACAGGCCGTGCAGCATCTTCTGGCTGAGCTCCAGCTGACCAGACAATTTGATCAGAGCCAGCCAGTTAGCACTCTCAAAAGCCTTGGCCAGGCCCAGATAGTTTCTCAGACGTCCCTCACCGCCGCATAAGGCTGAACGAATTTCATCGTCTATCGGCAGTTTGCCTACCAAAGCGCTCATGTCCTGATCAAGCAGCGCATCCAACAACGAAAACAGCCCCACAAGAAACCCTTTCGGTGGATTATCCTTATCTTTCTTGGCGATGCTGACCAGTTCACAGAACTTCGCTCTGACCAATGACAGGTGCAACAGTTCTATGGGCTTGTCTTCGCCCATATTGGCCAGAGCCAGAATGGAAATAAATTTCTTCAGCTCCAGTTCACCGAGATAGTTCAGCGCATGGCGCAGTGACGAGATTTTATAGCGCTTGTTGATGGTTGGATTATTA comes from Lacimicrobium alkaliphilum and encodes:
- the trkA gene encoding Trk system potassium transporter TrkA; amino-acid sequence: MKIIIVGAGQVGGTLAENLVGEKNEITVIDSDYDVLRNLQDRLDLQVISGFGSHPDVLKKAGAEDADMLIAVTNSDESNMMACQIAHTLFKTPTKIARIRSGQYLAYQDQLFKHSDIPVNHMIAPEQLVTRSIKRLIDYPGALQVVEFADGKVSLVAVKAYYGGLLVGHALSALKEHMPNVETRVAAIYRRGRPIRPLGTTVIEADDEVFFIAATKHIRAVMSELQKLEASYKRIMIAGGGLIGAGLASQLEDKHQVKLIEFNQERAKYLSSNLKKATVFCGDASDQELLNEEQVEQTDVFIAVTNDDEANIMSAMLAKRMGAKKTMVLIQRSAYVDLVQGGEVDIAVSPQQATISALLTHIRRGDIVNVYSLRRGAAEAIEAIAHGDEHTSKVVGKAINDIKLPPGTTIGAVVRKDEVIIAHGDTVIEADDHVILFLVDKKYIDHVEKLFQPSAFFFG